A single Pseudomonas lutea DNA region contains:
- a CDS encoding TIGR02450 family Trp-rich protein: MNRLNPRKLLLSKWTAAAPQNREKHFLVTELFCDEEGTVLEIELQAVMTKRSQKLAWQVLQNDQSWQMGWR; the protein is encoded by the coding sequence ATGAACCGTCTTAACCCGCGTAAATTGCTGCTGTCCAAGTGGACAGCAGCAGCCCCTCAAAACCGTGAAAAGCACTTCCTTGTGACCGAGCTGTTCTGTGACGAAGAAGGCACGGTGCTGGAAATCGAACTGCAAGCCGTCATGACCAAGCGCAGCCAAAAGCTCGCGTGGCAGGTTTTGCAAAACGATCAGAGCTGGCAGATGGGCTGGAGATAA